One genomic window of Magnolia sinica isolate HGM2019 chromosome 3, MsV1, whole genome shotgun sequence includes the following:
- the LOC131238940 gene encoding probable LRR receptor-like serine/threonine-protein kinase At3g47570, with protein MGLTPMSLRAIWSFLLHAIIFSPMYIPWLLGSAANFSNETDHLALVHFKHLITDDPLHSLSSWNHTLHFCHWQGVTCGHRHPQRVTALNLVGQNLVGPISPYIANLTFLRIINFTGNSFYGAVPEEIGHLFRLQYLTLYNNTFTGEIPVNLTHCSELKVLDLDKNQLVGRIPTELGSLSKLTKLNLGHNSLTGSIPPSLGNLSSLTYLFLSGNNLEGSSIPSELSQLESLEVLAISSNKLSGRIPPSLYNLSSITDLDVGDNRLNGNLPSNLGIALPNLQGLYVGGNQFTGPIPVSLPNASGLVLLSFAVSSFSGSVPMNLGSLKSLTRVSFGGNRLGTGKSHDLSFLVSLTNCTSLQILAVEGNRLSGALPDSIANLSTQLTWLSLGENRIFGSIPSGIQNLFSLRKLSMRYNFLTGAIPIGVGKLNKMVELAFGRNELSGNIPSSLQNMSRLYKLYLHQNSLTGSVPSSLGNCTYMQVLNLADNNLSGSLPKQLFSFPSLIAIFVGGNLFSGALPLEAGYLKALQILHVSNNKLSGEIPSTLGNCLSLEYLGLDGNFFQGSIPSTFSTLRGLQSLDLSGNNLSGKIPKYLENLSALEYLNLSFNDFEGELPKQGVFRNASEVWVLGNSKLCGGIEELKLPACSSQASKKLGMSLASKVKFSIIFVLCLISLSCFVTTLYWVRKSRKKPSVPPSVEDPFMNISYADLFKATDGFSSANLIGSGSFGSVYKGTQDGDGTVFAVKVFNLQQQGALRSFMAECEALRNIRHRNLIKILTCCSSIDYKGNEFKALVFEYMNNGSLDRWLRKDGYDQLRGNLTFIQRLNIALDVASALDYLHHHCQTPIVHRDLKPSNILLDDDMIAHVGDFGLARFLSEVAQTISLGVKGSIGYIAPEYAMDGKASTQGDVYSYGIILLEMITGKGPTDDMFKDNLSLHHFVKLALPERVMEIVDPYLFEEAEVTQGSGNHINARNRMCDCLISMVRIGVLCSLESPRERMEMKNVVTEMHAIKDLYLKSEFTEIQVRSPLWGEGKSYLSHH; from the exons ATGGGGCTCACGCCAATGAGCCTaagggcaatttggtcatttctcctCCATGCCATCATTTTCTCTCCCATGTACATTCCATGGTTGTTGGGATCTGCTGCTAACTTCTCCAACGAAACAGATCATCTTGCTTTAGTCCACTTCAAACATCTGATAACTGACGATCCTCTCCATTCCTTGAGCTCCTGGAACCATACTCTCCACTTCTGCCACTGGCAAGGAGTGACTTGCGGTCACCGACATCCTCAAAGGGTCACGGCCTTGAACCTCGTTGGCcaaaacttggtgggccccatatctcccTACATAGCAAACCTCACCTTCCTCAGGATCATCAATTTCACAGGCAACAGCTTCTACGGCGCGGTTCCTGAAGAGATTGGCCATTTGTTCCGTTTGCAGTATCTCACTCTGTACAACAACACATTCACCGGAGAAATTCCAGTAAATCTGACCCACTGTTCAGAACTCAAAGTCCTCGATCTTGACAAGAACCAGCTTGTAGGGAGGATTCCAACTGAGCTAGGTTCTCTGTCCAAGCTCACCAAATTGAACCTTGGTCACAACAGTCTTACAGGAAGCATCCCAccttcacttggaaacctttcgtCTCTCACTTACCTTTTTCTCTCGGGTAACAATCTCGAAGGCAGCAGCATCCCAAGTGAGCTCAGCCAGCTGGAAAGCTTAGAGGTGCTTGCAATTTCTTCTAATAAACTATCAGGTAGGATTCCTCCCTCTCTATACAATCTTTCATCCATTACCGATTTGGACGTGGGAgataacagattgaatggaaatctTCCATCCAACTTAGGCATCGCTCTCCCTAATCTCCAAGGACTCTATGTTGGAGGAAACCAATTCACAGGACCCATTCCAGTTTCATTACCCAACGCTTCGGGACTTGTACTTCTTTCATTTGCGGTCAGTAGTTTTAGTGGATCCGTGCCTATGAATCTTGGAAGCCTCAAGAGTCTCACTAGGGTATCTTTCGGCGGCAATCGACTTGGAACCGGGAAATCTCATGACTTGAGTTTTCTCGTTTCATTGACCAATTGTACTAGCTTACAAATACTGGCCGTGGAGGGTAACCGTCTCAGCGGTGCGTTGCCTGACTCCATAGCTAATCTTTCGACCCAACTGACATGGCTATCACTTGGTGAGAACAGGATATTCGGAAGCATCCCATCTGGTATTCAAAACCTTTTCAGCTTAAGAAAGTTGTCTATGCGATATAACTTTTTAACGGGTGCCATTCCCATTGGTGTTGGGAAGCTTAACAAAATGGTGGAACTAGCCTTCGGTAGAAATGAATTATCTGGAAATATTCCATCTTCCTTGCAAAACATGTCCCGGTTGTATAAACTTTATTTACACCAAAACAGTCTAACAGGGAGCGTACCTTCAAGTCTTGGAAATTGTACATACATGCAGGTTTTGAACCTCGCTGATAATAATCTTAGTGGTAGCTTACCCAAACAACTTTTCAGCTTTCCCTCTTTAATTGCAATCTTTGTTGGAGGCAACTTGTTTAGTGGTGCTCTGCCATTGGAAGCCGGATACCTGAAAGCTCTCCAGATATTGCatgtttctaataacaaattGTCAGGTGAAATTCCAAGTACACTAGGTAACTGTCTAAGCCTAGAGTATCTTGGGTTGGATGGGAACTTCTTTCAAGGGTCAATTCCTTCTACATTTAGTACTCTAAGAGGCCTTCAATCCCTGGATCTTTCAGGCAACAACTTGTCTGGAAAGATTCCCAAATACCTGGAGAACCTTTCTGCTTTGGAATAcctaaatctatctttcaatgatTTCGAGGGTGAATTACCAAAACAAGGGGTCTTTAGAAATGCCAGTGAAGTTTGGGTACTCGGAAATAGTAAGCTTTGTGGGGGTATTGAAGAATTGAAATTGCCAGCGTGCTCTAGCCAAGCTTCCAAGAAATTGGGGATGTCTCTTGCTTCAAAAGTAAAATTCTCAATAATTTTTGTCCTGTGTCTCATTTCATTATCATGTTTCGTCACCACTCTGTATTGGGTAAGAAAGTCGAGAAAGAAACCTTCTGTTCCGCCGTCCGTGGAGGATCCTTTCATGAACATATCATATGCAGACCTCTTTAAAGCGACAGATGGCTTCTCTTCTGCAAATTTGATTGGCAGTGGAAGCTTTGGTTCTGTATATAAAGGAACACAAGATGGAGATGGAACTGTTTTTGCAGTGAAAGTCTTCAACCTTCAACAGCAAGGAGCTCTGAGGAGCTTCATGGCCGAATGTGAAGCTTTGagaaacattaggcatcggaatctTATTAAAATCTTAACCTGTTGCTCAAGCATTGATTATAAAGGCAATGAGTTCAAGGCTTTAGTTTTTGAGTACATGAACAATGGAAGTCTAGACAGGTGGTTACGCAAAGATGGGTATGACCAGCTGAGGGGGAATTTAACCTTTATTCAAAGGTTAAATATAGCACTTGATGTGGCTTCTGCACTGGATTATCTACATCACCATTGCCAAACACCAATCGTGCATCGTGATTTAAAACCGAGCAacattcttcttgatgatgacatgattgccCATGTGGGTGACTTCGGGTTAGCGAGGTTTTTATCTGAGGTTGCTCAAACCATATCGCTTGGGGTGAAGGGATCTATTGGGTACATCGCTCCAG AGTATGCAATGGACGGTAAAGCTTCTACACAAGGAGATGTTTACAGCTATGGAATCATTCTCTTGGAGATGATAACTGGAAAGGggccaactgatgacatgtttaaagacaatctaagccttcatcattttgTCAAGTTGGCGTTGCCTGAACGAGTAATGGAGATTGTAGATCCATATCTCTTTGAAGAAGCGGAAGTTACTCAAGGCAGTGGAAATCATATCAATGCAAGGAATAGAATGTGTGATTGCTTGATTTCCATGGTCAGAATTGGTGTGTTGTGTTCTTTGGAATCTCCGAGAGAACGAATGGAGATGAAAAATGTTGTCACGGAAATGCATGCAATCAAGGACTTATATCTGAAGTCAGAATTCACAGAGATACAAGTTAGATCACCGTTGTGGGGTGAAGGTAAGTCTTACCTCAGTCATCACTGA
- the LOC131240044 gene encoding probable LRR receptor-like serine/threonine-protein kinase At3g47570 isoform X2, which produces MIAHVGDFGLAKFLSDVAQTSSLGVKGSIGYIAPEYGMGGEASTQGDVYSYGILLLEMITGKGPTDEMFKDNLSLHHFSKSSLPEHFIKRHHQNTVDHSHLSNL; this is translated from the exons atgattgctcATGTGGGTGATTTCGGGCTAGCAAAGTTCTTATCTGATGTTGCTCAAACCAGCTCACTTGGGGTGAAGGGATCTATTGGGTACATTGCTCCAG AGTATGGGATGGGCGGTGAAGCTTCTACACAAGGAGATGTTTACAGCTATGGAATCCTTCTTTTGGAGATGATAACTGGAAAGGGGCCAACTGATGAGATGTTTAAAgacaatctaagccttcatcatttcTCCAAGTCTTCGTTGCCTGAACAT tttatcaaaCGACACCATCAGAATACAGTTGACCACTCCCATCTCTCGAATCTCTAA
- the LOC131240044 gene encoding probable LRR receptor-like serine/threonine-protein kinase At3g47570 isoform X1, which produces MIAHVGDFGLAKFLSDVAQTSSLGVKGSIGYIAPEYGMGGEASTQGDVYSYGILLLEMITGKGPTDEMFKDNLSLHHFSKSSLPEHVMNIVDPFLLIEARSQCYSRQ; this is translated from the exons atgattgctcATGTGGGTGATTTCGGGCTAGCAAAGTTCTTATCTGATGTTGCTCAAACCAGCTCACTTGGGGTGAAGGGATCTATTGGGTACATTGCTCCAG AGTATGGGATGGGCGGTGAAGCTTCTACACAAGGAGATGTTTACAGCTATGGAATCCTTCTTTTGGAGATGATAACTGGAAAGGGGCCAACTGATGAGATGTTTAAAgacaatctaagccttcatcatttcTCCAAGTCTTCGTTGCCTGAACATGTAATGAATATTGTAGACCCATTTCTTTTAATAGAAGCCAGAAGCCAGTGTTACTCAAGACAGTAG